The following proteins are encoded in a genomic region of Paracoccus sp. MBLB3053:
- a CDS encoding NAD(P)/FAD-dependent oxidoreductase → MFSMNSLWEATAKPGVEYPPLAGTHRCDVLVIGAGFTGLSAALHLAEAGSATILLEAVQPGQGGSGRNGGQVIPGLKEDPDDLERHFGPDSAAFAGGTADVTFSLIDRLGIDCDAARDGWIQAGVAKCHVPGLEARARQWESRGVAVEWLDRDAMAARTGSHYFVAGWRDPRAGRLHPLKYVRGLAAAAARAGVDIRGHSPVTGIARRGKRWVASTAQGQVEAERIVMASNAYTPAALWPGLRQTIVPANSFQVATEPLSPELLAQILPRGEAVSDIRRIGNYFRIGPGNRLLMGGRGSFAEPAADSAFDGIAAAIRRLFPKAGRLKITHRWGGRVGMTTDHLPHLHELAPGLLAAIGYNGRGVALGTAMGRALADHLTTGKALPLPVSKPQPLPMHGLHPIYAGLAIHWYRLRDAVEARQR, encoded by the coding sequence TCACCTGGCCGAGGCTGGCAGTGCGACGATCCTTCTGGAAGCCGTGCAACCGGGGCAGGGCGGCTCCGGGCGCAATGGCGGGCAGGTCATCCCCGGCCTGAAGGAAGACCCCGACGATCTGGAGCGCCATTTCGGACCGGACAGTGCAGCCTTTGCGGGAGGCACGGCGGATGTCACGTTTTCGCTGATCGACCGGCTGGGAATCGACTGCGACGCGGCCCGCGACGGATGGATCCAGGCGGGTGTCGCGAAATGTCATGTCCCCGGGCTCGAAGCGCGGGCGCGGCAATGGGAAAGCCGCGGCGTCGCGGTCGAGTGGCTTGACCGGGACGCAATGGCCGCGCGGACCGGAAGCCATTACTTTGTCGCGGGCTGGCGCGATCCGCGTGCGGGGCGCCTGCATCCGCTCAAATATGTCAGGGGGCTTGCCGCCGCGGCGGCCCGCGCCGGGGTCGATATCCGAGGTCACAGCCCGGTCACCGGAATCGCACGCCGGGGCAAGCGCTGGGTCGCATCGACGGCGCAAGGCCAGGTCGAAGCCGAGCGGATCGTCATGGCAAGCAATGCCTATACCCCTGCCGCACTCTGGCCGGGGCTAAGGCAGACCATCGTGCCCGCCAACAGCTTTCAGGTCGCGACCGAACCCCTTTCGCCCGAACTGCTTGCCCAGATCCTGCCCCGCGGCGAAGCAGTCTCGGATATCCGCCGGATCGGGAACTACTTCCGGATCGGTCCGGGCAACCGGCTGCTGATGGGCGGGCGCGGCAGTTTCGCCGAGCCGGCCGCGGACTCGGCCTTTGACGGCATCGCCGCGGCCATTCGAAGGCTCTTTCCCAAGGCCGGGCGGTTGAAGATCACGCATCGCTGGGGTGGACGTGTCGGCATGACCACCGACCATTTGCCGCATCTGCACGAGCTTGCTCCGGGTCTGCTTGCAGCGATCGGCTACAACGGAAGAGGGGTTGCCCTGGGAACGGCGATGGGCAGGGCGCTGGCCGATCACCTGACGACGGGCAAGGCGCTGCCCCTGCCGGTCAGCAAACCCCAACCCTTGCCGATGCACGGGTTGCACCCGATCTATGCCGGGCTCGCAATCCACTGGTACAGGCTTCGCGACGCCGTGGAGGCCCGGCAACGCTGA